The following are encoded together in the Streptomyces sp. NBC_01465 genome:
- a CDS encoding radical SAM protein, whose protein sequence is MTARLNHRAIVDIRRTRGRSVLLFITDRCPVGCGHCSVDSRPDSPRITDFALLESIVDRLAGIEGLEMAGISGGEPFVERRGLTRTVRQLSEAGKHVVIYTSGFWARSERAPQWIHDVLDRSAVIYLSTDAYHVAGQGPERFGHAARVIAGHEVPIVVQCIDEGDTLQRAEEALTKALGRDWSAYAELIPTHGLPHGRGADHYSFQERTQGSDFGPCDVVDATVVRYDGRVTACCNESVIMGAGPAALRADCTTGEEVEAAVRDFHADPFYRALGSVGPGALTALPRYNDLAERHYSSICGLCWAMTRRNSEAGARTDAPLLTAIAGIGRDHTGREEHTA, encoded by the coding sequence ATGACCGCGCGCCTCAACCACCGTGCCATCGTCGACATCCGGCGGACCAGGGGCCGTTCGGTGCTCCTGTTCATCACCGACAGGTGCCCGGTCGGCTGCGGACACTGCTCGGTGGACTCGCGGCCCGACTCGCCGAGGATCACCGACTTCGCGCTCCTGGAGTCGATCGTGGACCGGCTCGCCGGGATCGAAGGGCTCGAGATGGCGGGGATCTCCGGGGGCGAACCGTTCGTGGAGCGGCGCGGGCTGACCCGTACCGTGCGACAGCTCTCGGAGGCCGGCAAGCACGTCGTCATCTACACCAGCGGCTTCTGGGCGCGCTCCGAGCGGGCGCCCCAGTGGATCCATGACGTGCTCGACAGATCGGCCGTGATCTATCTCAGCACCGACGCGTACCACGTGGCGGGGCAGGGACCCGAGCGGTTCGGGCACGCGGCGCGGGTGATCGCCGGGCACGAGGTGCCGATCGTCGTCCAGTGCATCGACGAGGGCGACACCCTGCAGCGCGCCGAGGAGGCCCTCACCAAGGCGCTGGGCCGCGACTGGTCCGCGTACGCCGAACTGATCCCCACCCATGGCCTCCCCCACGGGCGGGGTGCCGACCACTACAGCTTCCAGGAGCGCACACAGGGGTCCGACTTCGGTCCGTGCGACGTGGTGGACGCGACCGTGGTCCGCTACGACGGCAGGGTCACCGCCTGCTGCAACGAGTCCGTGATCATGGGGGCCGGGCCTGCCGCCCTCCGCGCGGACTGCACGACGGGCGAGGAAGTCGAGGCGGCGGTACGGGACTTCCACGCCGACCCCTTCTACCGGGCGCTGGGCTCGGTGGGACCGGGGGCCCTGACCGCGCTGCCCCGCTACAACGATCTGGCCGAGCGCCACTACAGCTCGATCTGCGGGCTGTGCTGGGCCATGACACGACGCAACAGCGAGGCCGGCGCACGGACGGACGCACCACTGCTGACCGCCATCGCCGGCATCGGACGAGACCACACGGGACGAGAGGAGCACACGGCATGA
- a CDS encoding AfsR/SARP family transcriptional regulator produces the protein MISFGILGPLTATAGARPLALGPYKQQLLLASLLCEPDAVVSVDHLVDTLWSEGPPKSAAKNLQVYVHHLRRTLESADDDVRILLQRPGYRLTVDPARVDRVNFEQGIDRARRATAESDPGVVDRLMAGAMKLWRGRPFAGLEGAQPLDEEADRLHERRLAALEVWFSARLALGRHQEVLEEVEPLVGANPYREQLRAHHMRALRGLGRQSDALLAYDEVRRLFSLELGLEPGTALRQLQQEILSGYDGRPDPAPADLPSRAQVESRPCATSQLPPGISDFTGRLKESAEILPDVTAHSVEPAVPWQLTVVTGRPGVGKSSTAIAAAHAAGEIFPGGRFHVDLADENGAPRSPEDALADLLRDLGRPAERLPRRLADLVRLYRARLTGRGPMLFLLDNAYDEAQVRPLLPSAPMSTTVVTSCSRLAALDGARLVELAPLSTADSVELLRRIVGPERVDSEPAAAVGIARACDRLPLALRIAGAQLAARRAWPLTRLAAQLGAPGSLDLFTVGDVDLRGRLMRGYQGVAPQDWALIRLLGTSAGFTFDDAVRVLDGDVVRAGRSLDRLHDLRLCDWPAPAGPDGARTFHVPVLVQALARELAPGPVWSVPPAPPVPSIPSMRSHTAAPADGFLRLPVSGRAPV, from the coding sequence GTGATCAGTTTCGGCATATTAGGCCCGCTCACCGCCACCGCCGGTGCGCGGCCGCTGGCGCTCGGCCCGTACAAGCAACAGCTCCTGCTGGCCTCGCTGTTGTGCGAGCCCGACGCGGTGGTCTCCGTCGACCACCTGGTGGACACCCTGTGGAGCGAGGGGCCGCCCAAGAGCGCCGCCAAGAACCTCCAGGTGTACGTGCACCATCTGCGCCGCACCCTGGAGTCGGCGGACGACGACGTCCGGATCCTGCTCCAGCGGCCGGGCTACCGCCTGACCGTGGACCCCGCGCGGGTGGACCGGGTCAACTTCGAGCAAGGCATCGACCGGGCCCGCCGGGCCACCGCCGAGAGCGATCCCGGGGTGGTCGACCGGCTGATGGCCGGGGCGATGAAGCTGTGGCGTGGACGCCCCTTCGCCGGGCTCGAAGGCGCCCAGCCGCTCGACGAGGAGGCGGACCGGCTGCACGAGCGCCGGCTCGCCGCGCTGGAGGTGTGGTTCTCGGCGCGGCTCGCGCTGGGCCGGCACCAGGAGGTGCTCGAGGAGGTGGAACCGCTCGTCGGCGCCAATCCGTACCGCGAGCAGCTGCGCGCCCACCACATGCGGGCCCTGCGCGGTCTCGGCAGACAGAGCGACGCACTGCTCGCCTACGACGAGGTGCGCCGCCTGTTCTCCCTGGAGCTCGGCCTGGAGCCGGGGACCGCACTGCGGCAGCTGCAGCAGGAGATCCTCTCCGGCTACGACGGCCGCCCCGACCCCGCGCCCGCGGACCTGCCGTCCCGCGCACAGGTCGAGTCCCGCCCGTGCGCGACCTCCCAACTGCCTCCCGGCATCAGCGACTTCACCGGGAGACTGAAGGAGTCGGCGGAGATACTGCCGGACGTGACGGCGCACTCGGTGGAGCCCGCCGTCCCCTGGCAGCTCACCGTCGTCACGGGTCGGCCGGGGGTGGGCAAGTCGTCGACGGCGATCGCGGCGGCACACGCGGCGGGAGAGATCTTCCCCGGCGGCCGGTTCCATGTGGATCTCGCGGACGAGAACGGCGCCCCGCGATCCCCCGAGGACGCCCTGGCCGATCTGCTGCGCGACCTGGGCCGTCCGGCGGAGCGCCTGCCGCGCCGGCTGGCCGACCTGGTCCGTCTCTACCGCGCCCGGCTCACCGGGCGCGGTCCCATGCTGTTCCTCCTGGACAACGCGTACGACGAGGCCCAGGTGCGTCCGCTGCTGCCGAGCGCCCCCATGTCGACCACCGTGGTGACGAGTTGCTCACGGCTCGCCGCCCTCGACGGGGCCCGGCTCGTGGAGCTGGCGCCGCTGTCGACGGCCGACTCCGTGGAGCTGCTGCGCCGCATCGTCGGCCCCGAGCGGGTCGACTCGGAGCCGGCCGCCGCGGTGGGGATCGCCAGGGCCTGTGACCGGCTGCCGCTCGCCCTGCGGATCGCGGGCGCCCAGCTCGCCGCCCGGCGGGCCTGGCCGCTGACGCGGCTCGCGGCGCAGCTGGGGGCGCCGGGGAGCCTGGACCTGTTCACGGTCGGCGATGTGGACCTGCGGGGCCGTCTGATGCGCGGGTACCAGGGGGTCGCGCCGCAGGACTGGGCGCTGATCCGGCTGCTCGGTACGTCGGCGGGGTTCACCTTCGACGACGCGGTCCGGGTGCTCGACGGCGATGTGGTGCGGGCGGGCCGTTCCCTGGACCGGCTGCACGATCTGCGGCTCTGCGACTGGCCTGCCCCGGCGGGCCCGGACGGCGCCCGGACCTTCCATGTCCCCGTGCTGGTACAGGCGTTGGCGCGGGAGCTGGCGCCCGGGCCGGTCTGGTCCGTACCGCCCGCACCGCCCGTACCGTCCATCCCGTCGATGCGCTCGCACACGGCAGCACCGGCCGACGGGTTCCTCCGCCTCCCGGTGTCCGGCCGCGCGCCGGTGTGA
- a CDS encoding iron-containing redox enzyme family protein, with protein MTAPAPAGRQLDAWLRLLRPALHRTLDRIWTVPQPALVYPEFLHLTHQLLRASVPMMESARDRCAELAAGGDPVAAALHPYWQRHIAEEAGHDDWVREDLAALGRDPDEVWARFPCASVASAVGAQYFWIRHRHPASLLGYVAVTEGSPPPPDVAAVLSDRTGLPRAAFRTLQRHAVLDRHHRDELRRTIDALPGDAQLAATVRLSALHTLNMLTSAFAGLLASPEGACR; from the coding sequence GTGACAGCCCCCGCCCCGGCGGGGCGGCAACTCGACGCCTGGCTGCGCCTGCTGCGGCCCGCCCTGCACCGCACGCTCGACCGGATCTGGACGGTGCCCCAACCAGCCCTGGTCTACCCGGAGTTCCTCCACCTCACCCACCAGCTCCTGCGGGCCTCCGTCCCCATGATGGAGAGCGCGCGCGACCGGTGCGCCGAGCTCGCCGCCGGCGGTGACCCGGTCGCGGCCGCACTGCACCCGTACTGGCAGCGGCACATCGCCGAAGAGGCGGGGCACGACGACTGGGTCAGGGAGGACCTCGCCGCACTCGGCCGTGATCCGGACGAGGTGTGGGCGCGCTTCCCCTGCGCATCCGTGGCCTCGGCGGTCGGCGCCCAGTACTTCTGGATACGTCACCGGCACCCCGCCAGCCTGCTCGGCTACGTCGCGGTCACCGAGGGCAGCCCGCCGCCCCCCGACGTCGCGGCCGTGCTCAGCGACCGCACCGGACTGCCCCGCGCGGCCTTCCGCACGCTGCAGCGGCACGCCGTACTCGACCGGCACCACCGCGACGAGCTCCGCCGCACCATCGACGCTTTGCCCGGGGACGCCCAACTGGCCGCCACCGTACGGCTGTCCGCCCTGCACACGCTGAACATGCTGACGTCGGCGTTCGCCGGGCTCCTCGCCTCACCGGAGGGCGCTTGCCGATGA
- a CDS encoding adenylate/guanylate cyclase domain-containing protein — MDWSGAESRRTVTVVFCDMAGSTALSERLDPEALRHVMLRYYARLRECLERHGGTVEKFIGDAVMAVFGVPVVHEDDALRAARAALDILAAVDDFGAELGEDVGVRIAVRIGVHTGEVVTSGDPEAGHTLVSGETVNVAARLEQHAPEGQILVGADTYWLLKDTALTTPVEPLTVKGKSAPVPAWRLLSVPSGAEPARGGPGDLLVGRDDELAQLDLAFGRVRRDRSCHLVTLLGDPGVGKSRLAGEFVARAGTQGALAASVRCVPYGSTSALQPLAELLRILIGDAEPTALLGSGEAESAAATALLRLARSGSSGTSFEETCWALQLLCARLAADRPLVLVLDDLQWAHEDLLRALDYLGDWVQGAPVLLMCVARTEFLEAHREWGSGKFNATALVVPPLAEDDCRELVLRLYEPEVVPHLAGSAVVDRLVSRSEGNPLFVEQIVAMFGESGSDDDVPPSVRAVVAARLDRLGPGERALLQHASVIGVQFSASGLRALMSGDDGSATALQAGPDVVDRTVRDLARRRLLEAAAPAGWRFVSQLIHDEVYSGMSKMLRSRQHEAFAGHLALDSPGDHNTMGTHLEQSYRLRRQLGGADESTRDLADRASGHLGTAGTLALAHGDVRWAMDMLRRAAELAAVRPGEPGALAVRLALAEARIAAGDAADAVAELGRLRADARSAGDRRTEARARLQLAYLDPASGGFGPLAETARDAVEVFTEADDALGLARAWLTLGQERQSRSLHAEASAFLERALTEAVRADAGLERAGVLGALTVSLWLGPEPAALALERCQTFLGELAGLRMARATVSCPMAVLLAMRGSFDEARLLIGDAEQTLTDLGHLFALPAVGLFLATVERLAGRREEAERQLRTVVGGLEELGDRQLLVTARADLARVLVGLNPGDSEARELADGLLAGDRLAEKPAAAADAHGVRARAAAAEGDAAGADRHAEAALRAARATDSPTSMATAELDRARVHEALGRTAEARHAAEAAHRHFTAKGHRTGAERAAELVAALDAADPGRGDDGAGQ, encoded by the coding sequence GTGGACTGGTCGGGCGCGGAGAGCCGCAGGACCGTCACGGTGGTCTTCTGCGACATGGCCGGTTCCACCGCGCTCAGCGAACGGCTGGACCCGGAGGCGCTGCGCCACGTCATGCTGCGGTACTACGCACGGCTGCGGGAGTGCCTGGAGCGCCACGGCGGCACCGTGGAGAAGTTCATCGGCGATGCCGTGATGGCGGTCTTCGGGGTGCCCGTCGTGCACGAGGACGACGCGCTGCGCGCGGCCCGCGCGGCCCTCGACATCCTGGCGGCCGTCGACGACTTCGGGGCGGAGCTCGGTGAGGACGTCGGTGTACGGATTGCAGTGCGCATCGGCGTCCACACCGGTGAGGTGGTCACTTCAGGGGATCCGGAGGCCGGGCACACCCTGGTCTCCGGGGAGACCGTCAATGTCGCCGCCCGGCTCGAACAGCACGCCCCCGAAGGGCAGATACTCGTCGGAGCCGACACCTACTGGCTGCTGAAGGACACCGCCCTCACCACCCCCGTGGAGCCGCTGACGGTCAAGGGCAAGTCCGCACCGGTCCCCGCCTGGCGGCTGCTCTCCGTGCCCAGCGGCGCCGAACCGGCCCGGGGCGGGCCCGGCGACCTCCTCGTGGGGCGCGACGACGAACTCGCCCAGCTCGACCTGGCGTTCGGCCGGGTGCGCCGCGACCGGTCCTGCCATCTGGTGACGCTGCTCGGTGACCCCGGGGTCGGCAAGTCCCGGCTGGCCGGGGAATTCGTGGCGCGCGCCGGGACGCAGGGCGCCCTCGCGGCGTCCGTGCGCTGTGTCCCGTACGGCAGTACGAGCGCACTGCAGCCGCTCGCCGAGCTCCTGCGGATCCTGATCGGCGACGCGGAACCCACCGCGCTGCTCGGCAGCGGCGAGGCCGAGTCGGCCGCCGCCACCGCACTGCTGCGCCTCGCCCGCAGCGGATCCTCCGGGACCTCGTTCGAGGAGACCTGCTGGGCGCTGCAGCTGCTGTGCGCGCGGCTCGCCGCCGATCGGCCCCTCGTCCTCGTGCTCGACGATCTGCAGTGGGCGCACGAGGACCTGCTCCGTGCGCTCGACTACCTCGGCGACTGGGTGCAGGGCGCGCCCGTCCTGCTGATGTGCGTGGCCAGAACCGAGTTCCTGGAAGCGCACCGGGAGTGGGGGAGCGGCAAGTTCAACGCGACCGCGCTGGTCGTGCCGCCGCTCGCCGAGGACGACTGCCGCGAACTGGTCCTGCGGTTGTACGAGCCCGAGGTCGTCCCGCACCTCGCGGGGAGCGCGGTGGTGGACCGGCTCGTCAGCAGATCCGAGGGCAACCCGCTGTTCGTCGAGCAGATCGTGGCGATGTTCGGCGAGTCGGGCAGCGACGACGACGTCCCGCCCTCCGTACGGGCCGTGGTCGCAGCCCGCCTCGACCGGCTCGGACCGGGCGAGCGCGCGCTTCTCCAGCACGCCTCCGTCATCGGGGTCCAGTTCTCCGCGTCCGGACTGCGGGCCCTGATGAGCGGGGACGACGGCTCGGCGACTGCGCTGCAGGCGGGGCCGGATGTCGTCGACCGCACAGTCCGCGACCTGGCGCGCCGCCGGCTCCTGGAGGCGGCCGCGCCCGCCGGGTGGAGGTTCGTCAGCCAGCTCATCCACGACGAGGTCTACAGCGGAATGTCCAAAATGCTGCGCTCCCGTCAGCACGAGGCCTTCGCGGGACACCTGGCCCTCGACTCCCCGGGCGACCACAACACGATGGGGACCCACCTGGAACAGAGTTACCGGCTGCGCCGTCAGCTCGGCGGCGCCGACGAGTCCACCCGCGACCTCGCCGACCGGGCATCCGGACACCTGGGGACCGCCGGAACCCTGGCACTGGCCCACGGCGACGTCCGCTGGGCCATGGACATGCTGCGGCGCGCCGCCGAACTGGCCGCCGTACGGCCGGGGGAACCCGGTGCGCTCGCCGTACGCCTCGCACTCGCCGAAGCCAGGATCGCCGCCGGGGACGCGGCCGACGCCGTCGCCGAACTCGGCCGGCTGCGCGCAGACGCCCGCAGCGCGGGGGACCGCAGGACCGAGGCCAGGGCCCGGCTCCAACTCGCCTACCTGGACCCGGCGTCCGGCGGATTCGGCCCGCTGGCCGAGACGGCCAGGGACGCCGTCGAGGTGTTCACCGAGGCCGACGACGCACTCGGGCTCGCCCGCGCCTGGCTGACCCTGGGCCAGGAGCGGCAGAGCCGCAGCCTGCACGCCGAGGCCAGCGCCTTCCTGGAGCGGGCGCTGACCGAAGCCGTCCGCGCCGACGCCGGTCTCGAACGGGCGGGCGTACTGGGCGCGTTGACGGTGTCGCTGTGGCTCGGACCCGAGCCGGCGGCCCTCGCCCTGGAGCGCTGCCAGACCTTCCTCGGAGAGCTCGCCGGGCTTCGCATGGCCCGCGCCACGGTGTCCTGCCCCATGGCCGTACTCCTTGCGATGCGCGGCAGCTTCGACGAGGCGCGCCTCCTGATCGGCGACGCCGAACAGACGCTCACCGACCTCGGACACCTCTTCGCGCTGCCCGCAGTGGGGCTTTTCCTCGCCACCGTCGAGCGGCTGGCGGGGCGCAGGGAGGAGGCCGAGCGGCAGCTCCGTACGGTCGTCGGCGGACTGGAGGAGCTCGGCGACCGCCAGCTCCTGGTCACCGCGAGGGCCGACCTCGCCAGGGTCCTGGTCGGTCTGAACCCCGGTGACAGCGAGGCGCGCGAGCTCGCCGACGGCCTCCTCGCGGGGGACAGGCTCGCCGAGAAGCCCGCGGCCGCCGCCGACGCCCACGGCGTACGGGCGCGAGCCGCGGCGGCCGAGGGCGACGCGGCAGGCGCCGACCGGCACGCGGAGGCCGCCCTGCGCGCAGCGCGCGCCACCGACTCGCCGACCTCGATGGCCACCGCCGAACTCGACCGGGCCCGGGTCCACGAGGCGCTCGGCCGCACCGCCGAGGCACGTCACGCAGCCGAGGCCGCCCACCGGCACTTCACCGCCAAGGGTCACCGGACGGGGGCGGAGCGCGCGGCAGAACTCGTCGCCGCACTCGACGCGGCGGATCCGGGAAGGGGGGACGATGGAGCGGGACAGTGA
- a CDS encoding GAF domain-containing protein — MTVHEPDAEHRRLLQSVVRTARAIFDAQASSIFLVDESSGELVFEAVSGRGEEHLVGRRLDAGRGIAGWVLESRQSVEVEDLEGDPSFARDFAESTLFVPRSLMAAPLLHGDTPLGVLEVLDRSQELRTPLAAMDLLALFADQASAALRLVQLGRRSPAPADTLGLSRVLGSLDSDRREAGRRVVSALEELLRTAG; from the coding sequence ATGACCGTGCACGAGCCAGACGCCGAACACCGCAGGCTGCTGCAGTCGGTGGTGCGTACGGCACGCGCCATCTTCGACGCCCAGGCCAGTTCGATCTTCCTGGTCGACGAGAGCAGCGGCGAGCTGGTCTTCGAGGCGGTGTCCGGCCGCGGCGAGGAACACCTCGTCGGCCGGCGCCTGGACGCCGGGCGCGGCATCGCGGGGTGGGTCCTGGAGTCCCGTCAGTCCGTGGAGGTCGAGGACCTCGAAGGCGATCCCTCCTTCGCCAGGGACTTCGCCGAGTCCACCCTCTTCGTACCCAGGTCGCTGATGGCCGCGCCGCTCCTGCACGGCGACACCCCGCTCGGCGTCCTCGAAGTCCTCGACCGGAGCCAGGAGTTGCGCACGCCACTGGCCGCGATGGACCTCCTCGCCCTCTTCGCCGACCAGGCGTCGGCGGCACTGCGGCTGGTCCAGCTCGGCCGGCGCAGCCCGGCGCCGGCCGACACCCTGGGCCTGTCCAGGGTGCTGGGGTCCCTGGACAGTGACCGGCGCGAGGCGGGCAGGCGGGTGGTCAGCGCTCTGGAGGAGCTGCTGCGGACGGCCGGCTGA
- a CDS encoding iron-containing redox enzyme family protein — protein sequence MTDHSLVLRAKIALLIPHLGAASHELWSHPRVAELYPEYLCMLHTAIRSTVPLMENALERSKEIADHDPTAAALIPYLTRHIKEEQGHDEWLRQDLAAIGYDPDIPLRRLPGAAVANLVGAQYYWIRHFHPVCLLGHIAVLEGNPPSRALVPELMRRTGYPREGFRTLERHSALDVKHRDELMHTIDELPLTEQLVTAIGLSALHAADAATTSLGAVVATAGRNVPAPAGA from the coding sequence ATGACCGACCACAGCCTTGTCCTGCGCGCGAAGATCGCCCTGCTGATCCCCCATCTCGGGGCGGCCAGCCACGAGTTGTGGTCGCACCCCCGGGTGGCCGAGCTCTACCCCGAGTACCTCTGCATGCTGCACACCGCGATCCGTTCCACCGTGCCGCTCATGGAGAACGCCCTGGAGCGGTCGAAGGAAATCGCGGACCACGATCCGACGGCCGCCGCGCTCATTCCGTATCTGACCCGGCACATCAAGGAGGAGCAGGGCCATGACGAATGGCTGCGGCAGGACCTCGCGGCGATCGGGTACGACCCCGACATTCCGCTGCGCCGGCTCCCGGGGGCGGCCGTCGCGAATCTCGTGGGAGCCCAGTACTACTGGATACGGCATTTCCACCCGGTCTGTCTGCTGGGGCACATCGCGGTACTCGAAGGAAACCCCCCTTCGCGTGCGCTGGTGCCGGAACTGATGCGCCGCACCGGATATCCGCGGGAGGGTTTCCGGACACTGGAGCGGCATTCCGCGCTCGATGTGAAACACCGCGACGAACTGATGCACACCATCGACGAGTTGCCGCTCACGGAGCAGCTCGTCACGGCGATCGGCCTGAGCGCGCTCCATGCCGCCGACGCCGCCACGACTTCGCTCGGTGCCGTTGTGGCCACCGCCGGGCGAAACGTTCCGGCTCCGGCCGGGGCGTGA
- a CDS encoding aroma-sacti cluster domain-containing protein, producing the protein MDVPEHELPSPDGEFDPLAALRAGGFPDEGLDVEDVVSLAQLTPEEVTILLGLKSRLTDITSEVEAHSVEPIIGGVLF; encoded by the coding sequence ATGGACGTACCCGAGCACGAACTCCCGTCCCCCGACGGCGAGTTCGACCCGCTGGCCGCGCTGCGCGCCGGCGGATTCCCCGACGAGGGGCTCGACGTCGAGGACGTCGTGTCGCTCGCACAGCTCACCCCCGAGGAGGTCACGATCCTTCTCGGCCTCAAGTCCCGCCTGACGGACATCACTTCGGAGGTCGAGGCACACAGCGTCGAGCCCATCATCGGCGGCGTGCTGTTCTGA
- a CDS encoding MFS transporter: MTSLTLVTSLRNPRFRLLFGGQAVSSIGDWLDYLALVVLITYTWEYGAGALAALSVAVAVPLVVLAPFAGVLADRMAHRAPVLIGCDLARSGLVLGYLVAPDLPVLLALVLAKTACGALFNPVHQSVLRSVVPEGDMLSAMSVSVFAHQAAKVAGPALSGLIVAAWGVRAAFLVDAATFLVSALLIALVRLPARTPAVGRQDADEGRPGGFRQEFKEGLAHVLRTPALVAVTVSMAATLFLVLTFDTLSPLAMRELGVAQSSLGYVVAAVGLGAALGTLAISQWGMRPGPFAVLALAQAAVGAMVCVMGVGLSADLQGAVWLWMVVGFVVGFGAAGIMVVFPYVLQQETPQELIGRVSATANAFPVLLQLAAPPLGAALAAQLGVASVFLGSGCALAVLGVAVWWYGRRGRADPVPDPEGPEDSYAGTVQRPEVEVHMADEPEPEHGGPEWPESGSGGRRQHFFW, from the coding sequence ATGACCTCACTCACGCTGGTCACCTCGCTCAGAAACCCGCGATTCAGGCTGCTCTTCGGCGGCCAGGCCGTCTCCAGCATCGGCGACTGGCTGGACTACCTCGCGCTCGTCGTGCTGATCACCTACACCTGGGAGTACGGCGCCGGCGCGCTCGCCGCGCTCAGCGTGGCGGTGGCCGTGCCGCTGGTGGTGCTCGCCCCGTTCGCCGGGGTCCTCGCGGACCGGATGGCGCACCGCGCCCCGGTCCTCATCGGCTGCGACCTGGCCCGCTCGGGCCTCGTACTCGGCTATCTCGTGGCCCCCGACCTCCCTGTCCTGCTGGCGCTCGTGCTGGCCAAGACGGCCTGCGGGGCGCTGTTCAACCCCGTGCACCAGAGCGTGCTGCGCTCCGTCGTCCCCGAGGGCGACATGCTCTCCGCGATGTCGGTGAGCGTCTTCGCCCACCAGGCCGCCAAGGTCGCGGGACCCGCGCTGAGCGGGCTGATCGTCGCCGCCTGGGGGGTGCGGGCGGCGTTTCTCGTCGACGCCGCGACCTTCCTGGTGTCCGCACTTCTGATCGCTCTCGTACGGCTTCCGGCACGCACCCCCGCGGTCGGGAGGCAGGACGCCGACGAAGGCCGGCCGGGAGGGTTCCGGCAGGAGTTCAAGGAGGGGCTCGCCCATGTGCTGCGGACGCCCGCGCTCGTCGCGGTCACCGTCAGCATGGCTGCCACGCTCTTCCTCGTCCTCACCTTCGACACCCTCTCGCCGCTCGCCATGCGCGAACTCGGCGTGGCCCAGAGCAGCTTGGGGTACGTCGTCGCGGCCGTGGGGCTCGGGGCCGCGCTCGGCACGCTGGCCATCAGTCAATGGGGCATGCGCCCGGGGCCGTTCGCCGTGCTGGCCCTCGCCCAGGCGGCCGTCGGCGCGATGGTGTGCGTCATGGGGGTCGGCCTCTCCGCCGATCTGCAGGGCGCCGTCTGGCTGTGGATGGTCGTCGGGTTCGTCGTCGGGTTCGGTGCGGCGGGGATCATGGTCGTCTTTCCGTACGTCCTCCAGCAGGAGACCCCGCAGGAGCTCATCGGCCGGGTCTCGGCCACCGCCAACGCCTTCCCGGTCCTGCTCCAGCTCGCCGCGCCCCCGCTGGGCGCGGCGCTCGCGGCCCAGCTCGGCGTCGCCTCCGTCTTCCTCGGATCGGGCTGTGCGCTCGCCGTCCTCGGGGTCGCCGTCTGGTGGTACGGGCGAAGAGGGCGGGCGGATCCCGTACCGGACCCGGAGGGCCCGGAGGACTCGTACGCCGGGACCGTGCAGCGGCCGGAGGTCGAGGTCCACATGGCGGACGAGCCGGAGCCCGAACACGGCGGCCCCGAATGGCCGGAGAGCGGATCCGGCGGCAGACGGCAGCACTTCTTCTGGTGA
- a CDS encoding S8 family peptidase, whose translation MERDSDRLTWNLLGRDRAEIEMRADWAGPSGADRAWGDGTGYGVRACVIDSGIDTDHPAVGEVGASYLVRETADGSSGGHEVVKIRGGDSWGHGTACASIIRAMAPQCRIDSVQVLSAGFRGSGDVLIEGMRWAVEQGYDVINMSLSTTRREFASALHEIADRAYFGRSLIVASAHNMPVESFPWRFSSVISVGSHDEPDPELLLYNPSPPVEFFARGVRVPAAWPGGGTRSCTGNSFATPHVAGLCARILSKHPDMTQFQVKQALFLASANIGRPTSGGPA comes from the coding sequence ATGGAGCGGGACAGTGACCGCCTGACCTGGAATCTGCTCGGCCGCGACCGCGCGGAGATCGAGATGCGCGCCGACTGGGCCGGTCCTTCGGGCGCGGACCGGGCGTGGGGCGACGGCACCGGCTACGGCGTGCGCGCCTGTGTCATCGACAGCGGCATCGACACCGACCATCCGGCGGTCGGCGAGGTCGGCGCCTCGTACCTGGTGCGCGAGACGGCCGACGGAAGCTCCGGCGGCCACGAGGTGGTGAAGATCAGGGGAGGCGACTCCTGGGGGCACGGCACGGCCTGCGCCTCGATCATCCGGGCGATGGCCCCGCAGTGCCGCATCGACAGCGTGCAGGTGCTCTCCGCCGGATTCCGGGGCAGCGGCGATGTGCTGATCGAGGGCATGAGGTGGGCGGTCGAGCAGGGTTACGACGTCATCAACATGAGTCTGTCCACCACGCGGCGCGAGTTCGCCTCGGCCCTCCACGAGATCGCCGACCGGGCCTACTTCGGCCGCAGTCTCATCGTGGCCTCCGCGCACAACATGCCGGTGGAGAGCTTCCCCTGGCGGTTCTCCTCGGTGATCTCGGTGGGCAGCCACGACGAACCCGACCCGGAGCTGCTGCTCTACAACCCCAGCCCGCCCGTCGAGTTCTTCGCCCGGGGCGTGCGCGTCCCCGCGGCCTGGCCGGGCGGTGGCACCCGCAGCTGCACCGGCAACAGTTTCGCCACTCCGCACGTGGCCGGACTGTGCGCGCGCATCCTCTCCAAACACCCGGACATGACGCAGTTCCAGGTGAAGCAGGCGCTGTTCCTCGCCTCGGCCAACATCGGCCGCCCCACGTCCGGAGGTCCTGCATGA
- a CDS encoding aroma-sacti cluster domain-containing protein, with the protein MSFEALKELAAAGHNFKGANPAQLDAISSLSQEEVSLLNSIKQRLDGAEDVVSHSNSPLSGAFVW; encoded by the coding sequence ATGTCGTTCGAGGCTCTCAAGGAACTCGCCGCTGCCGGTCACAACTTCAAGGGCGCCAACCCCGCCCAGCTGGACGCCATCTCCTCCCTCAGCCAGGAGGAGGTCTCGCTGCTGAACTCCATCAAGCAGCGCCTGGACGGCGCCGAGGACGTGGTCTCGCACAGCAACAGCCCGCTGAGCGGCGCGTTCGTCTGGTAA